The following proteins are encoded in a genomic region of Dyadobacter sp. UC 10:
- a CDS encoding RagB/SusD family nutrient uptake outer membrane protein, whose product MISKNIKIAVALVILAFSGTSCEDFLESKPISQIGETDFFKTESDFRQAVVGAYGALGQVYSGNGYYSLLVDLRSDNTTELGPGGGGNDAKRNIDEFRETTDNEHLTAFWQTSYILIARTNSILARIDASPVSDNLKKQFSGEALSLRALAYFNLVRLWGGVPLVTEPVTDIDASYKVGRASVAEVYAQIEADLVKAGGLLPATYPAAEAGKITKGAAESLLGQVYLTQKKYTEAVAEFKKVVTAGTYSLLPVYANLYKASQQGNAEAVLQVQYRTMSNGLGSNLPNHFAPTGSQNIVIPTGGAYGFNQPTEDIAAAYTAGDVRRNNIADGYTQAGNFVAAKYIRGYVERETGGGNADSGADWYVIRYADVLLNYAEALNEANKAPNADAYAAINLVRKRAGLPDLAGLTYETFKTAVYNEERLESPFEGHRWFDLLRTGRAMEVMNAKLSGPGKPTVGISTPIKPYQLLYPVPTLVVTTSSPAIVQNEGY is encoded by the coding sequence ATGATCTCAAAAAATATCAAAATAGCGGTCGCTCTGGTTATCCTGGCATTTTCAGGAACCTCATGCGAAGATTTCCTCGAATCAAAACCCATTTCACAAATCGGCGAAACGGACTTTTTTAAAACAGAATCCGACTTCCGGCAGGCCGTAGTAGGTGCCTATGGCGCGCTTGGGCAAGTGTATTCCGGTAATGGATACTATTCGCTGCTGGTCGACCTGCGTTCGGATAACACCACCGAGCTTGGCCCCGGGGGAGGCGGTAACGATGCAAAAAGAAATATCGACGAATTCAGGGAAACAACTGATAATGAGCACTTAACTGCATTCTGGCAAACCAGCTATATTCTGATCGCCAGAACCAACAGCATCCTCGCCCGCATTGATGCTTCGCCTGTTTCCGATAACCTGAAAAAACAATTTTCCGGCGAAGCACTTTCTCTGAGAGCATTGGCCTATTTCAACCTGGTACGGCTGTGGGGTGGCGTTCCGCTGGTGACGGAGCCGGTGACGGATATTGATGCCAGCTACAAAGTGGGCCGTGCGTCTGTTGCCGAAGTTTACGCGCAGATCGAGGCTGACCTGGTGAAGGCAGGAGGCCTGCTTCCCGCCACATATCCTGCGGCGGAAGCAGGAAAAATAACCAAAGGCGCTGCGGAAAGTCTGCTTGGACAGGTTTATTTAACACAGAAAAAATATACAGAGGCGGTTGCTGAGTTCAAAAAAGTGGTAACTGCGGGCACTTACAGCCTGTTGCCGGTATATGCAAACCTTTACAAGGCTAGCCAGCAGGGTAATGCCGAGGCGGTTTTACAGGTTCAATACAGAACGATGTCAAATGGTCTGGGCTCCAACCTCCCGAACCACTTTGCGCCTACGGGCTCGCAGAACATCGTGATCCCGACCGGCGGGGCGTATGGATTTAACCAGCCGACAGAAGATATCGCAGCCGCCTACACAGCAGGCGATGTTCGCCGGAACAACATCGCTGACGGTTATACGCAAGCAGGCAATTTTGTTGCTGCCAAATACATCCGCGGCTATGTGGAGCGCGAAACCGGTGGCGGCAATGCCGACTCGGGCGCAGATTGGTATGTGATTCGTTATGCCGATGTTCTCCTGAATTACGCTGAGGCACTCAATGAAGCAAACAAAGCACCAAATGCCGATGCCTATGCGGCGATTAATCTGGTGCGCAAACGTGCCGGACTTCCTGATCTTGCCGGACTGACTTACGAGACATTCAAAACAGCCGTATACAATGAGGAGCGACTTGAATCGCCATTTGAAGGGCACCGCTGGTTTGACCTGCTGCGTACCGGTCGCGCGATGGAAGTGATGAATGCAAAACTATCCGGCCCTGGTAAACCAACAGTGGGTATTTCGACACCGATCAAGCCTTATCAGCTTCTATACCCGGTCCCGACATTGGTTGTGACCACCAGCAGCCCCGCCATTGTGCA